A region of the Leeuwenhoekiella sp. MAR_2009_132 genome:
TACGATGTTTGCTGTAATGAGAACTGTAAAAACCATAGTTCTGGTAAGTGCCTCACTATAACCTTGATCTACTGCGTAAGTATAAATAAGTAAACTTCCTAAGGTGATAACTAAGCCCTGAATGATACTTGTTGCAAGTTCATTTATATTGAAAAAAGTACTGCTAAAAGGACGCGGCTTTTGAAACATACTGTTTTTTTCAATAGGCTCATTTTCATAGATAATAGAACAGGTAGGCCCCATAATTAGTTCCATAAAAATAATATGTATAGGAGAAAAAATATTAGGATAAATCCACCCCAGAGCAAGCGGAAGAAAAACGGTTAAAATTATGGGTATATGAATAGAAATAATGTATTGGATTGCCTTTTTAAGATTTGCGTAAATTCGGCGCCCCATTGCTACGGCATCTACCATTTTAGAAAGATCATCATCTTTAAGAATTAAAGAGGCTGCCTGTTTAGCAATCTCAGTACCTTTGGTCCCCATAGCAATGCCTATATGAGCTGCTTTAAGCGCAGGACCGTCATTGACACCATCACCCACCATCGCAACGATCTCACCATTACTTTTAAACGCTTCAATCACCTTTAACTTTGCCTCCGGAAACATGCGGGTATAAACATTGGTATCTTTAACGATTTTTAGAATTTCACCGTCAGATAACTTCAGTAATTCTAAACCTGAAATACTTTTCTCAAAACCTCTAAATCCTATTTGTTTAGCAATGGCAGCCGTGGTTGTTGCATTATCACCTGTAATAATTTTAACAGCGATCCCCGCTGTATAAAAGGCTTCCAGTACATTTGATATGTTTTTCTTTGGCGGATCGTAAAATGCCACAATACCTTTAAATGTAAACTGAAACTCTTGTTGCTTACAGGATAATTAGTTCCTTCAAAGTGAGCTTCCCCTACTCCTAATACTCTAAAACCCTCTGCTGTTATAATTGCTAGTGCTTCTTCAATTTGTTTTTTATCAGCATCTTTTAATGTAGCAACCTGCATCATAGCTTCGGGAGCGCCTTTTGCAGCTACTATTCGGTTTCCGGAAGCATCTTCAAAAATGTGTGTCATCATAGGAGGTTTACCTCCTAACGGATATTCATGAACCATCTTAAACGAAGTGCGTTCATCTATAGAAGTTGTTTCTTTATAAACCTTGTGAAGTGCAATTTCCATAGGGTCAAAAGGAATAGGCTCACTAGCCCACA
Encoded here:
- a CDS encoding cation-translocating P-type ATPase, whose amino-acid sequence is MSNVLEAFYTAGIAVKIITGDNATTTAAIAKQIGFRGFEKSISGLELLKLSDGEILKIVKDTNVYTRMFPEAKLKVIEAFKSNGEIVAMVGDGVNDGPALKAAHIGIAMGTKGTEIAKQAASLILKDDDLSKMVDAVAMGRRIYANLKKAIQYIISIHIPIILTVFLPLALGWIYPNIFSPIHIIFMELIMGPTCSIIYENEPIEKNSMFQKPRPFSSTFFNINELATSIIQGLVITLGSLLIYTYAVDQGYSEALTRTMVFTVLITANIVLTLVNRSFFFSILTTSKYKNDLVFLIVGVTISITGILLYVKPISSFFQFETLELQQLSMCCAAGILSVIWYELVKWQKRVKENRKAAALEKIHLL